Proteins encoded in a region of the Arvicanthis niloticus isolate mArvNil1 chromosome 16, mArvNil1.pat.X, whole genome shotgun sequence genome:
- the LOC117721702 gene encoding beta-defensin 9-like, with product MRTLCSVLLICCLLFSSTTPAVAFVTGDEAQMNNCHKKGGYCYEACFFNHKIIGNCLPQWPRCCKTT from the exons ATGAGGACTCTCTGCTCTGTGCTGCTGATATGCTGCCTCCTTTTCTCATCTACCACCCCAG CTGTTGCCTTTGTAACAGGAGACGAAGCACAAATGAATAACTGCCACAAGAAAGGAGGGTACTGTTATGAAGcttgtttttttaatcacaaaataaTAGGCAACTGTCTCCCACAGTGGCCGAGATGCTGCAAGACCACATGA
- the LOC117721652 gene encoding beta-defensin 9-like, whose product MRTLCSVLLICCLLFSSTTPAVGNLKYVGVQTEYERCHNQRGYCLNALCPHNSIRVGTCHPEKFFCCKKKKLIGRK is encoded by the exons ATGAGGACTCTCTGCTCTGTGCTGCTGATATGCTGCCTCCTTTTCTCATCTACCACCCCAG CTGTTGGAAATCTAAAATATGTTGGAGTCCAAACAGAATATGAGCGGTGCCACAACCAGAGAGGGTACTGTCTCAATGCCCTTTGTCCTCATAATTCTATACGTGTGGGAACCTGTCATCCAGAGAAATTcttctgttgcaaaaagaaaaaactgattGGAAGGAAGTAG